The following nucleotide sequence is from Candidatus Thermoplasmatota archaeon.
TCACCGTCTTTTAACATATGCCCTAAGCCTACTCTTTGCCCTTCAAACTTTGCGCTGGCACCCCATACCAAAGCATATTTAAATTTCTCTTTGAAATCTTTGTGAATAATATCGCATACCTGCTCTACGGTAGAGTTTCTTTTGATGACTAAGGGTCTTTTGTAGTCTACTCCCACTTCCGGTAACTTAAGATATACTCTTATAAATTCTAGTGCTGAGAAAATTTTAGATTTTAGTTCCTCTATGCCAATTTTTTGCTTGGCTGAAATAGCAACTACATCTAAATCTTTGATTTTACTGTATTGAAAACTATCCTTCATCATGTCTATTTTATTCACTACTACAAAACACTTGACATAAGCTCTATTACCTGCAATAAAATCAATTAACTGCTCTTCATCAACATCTTCTCTAATAATCACATCTGCGTTCACATAACCGTATTCTTGCAGAATTGCAGTTACAAGTTTCTCGTCAAGCTTGGTTAATTTTACAGTTGAGCTCACAGTTATCCCACCAGTAGGTTTTTTAGTTATCACAATATCAGGAGGCTTTGAGTTCAGTCTTACTCCGGCATTGTAAAGCTCTTCTAAAATTATGTCTAATTGCTCTAAATGCTGGCAATCTAGCATTAGAATTGCAAGGTCTAAAATTCTCACTACCGATATTATTTCACCTCCTCTTCCTCGCCCTTTAGAAGCGCCTGAAATTAAACCTGGTAAATCTAAAATTTGTAGTTTCGCGCCTTTGTAATCGAGCATTCCTGGAACTACGCTGAGAGTGGTAAATTCATATTCTCCTACACTGCTCTTTGCATTAGTGAGCTCGTTAAGAAGAGTGCTTTTACCAACGTTTGGATAGCCGATTAAGCCAATAGTTGCATTGCCGCACTTTCTTATACCAGCTCTGGTTTTCCTACGCTTAACTTTAAACTTTTCTTTTGCCGTCTTGAGCTTTGCAAGCTTCGCTTTTAATTTACCTATATGATGCTGAGTTGCCTTGTTATAAGGCGTTCGCTTAAGCTCTTCTTCAATTGCTTTTATCTGACCTTCAAGTTCCACAATAAGTCAAAAGTTTTAGTAGCAAAAATAGTTTTCTAGAACCAAGGCACTGGCGTTATTTCTGTACCTGCCCTACCTGCTAACGCCTCTGCAGCTTTATCAATACTGGTAATTATTACTTTCTTACCGCCTCTTTCTAAAAAATTAATTGAAGCTTGAATTTTTGGCTCCATGCTNNNNNNNNNNNNNNNNNNNNNNNNNNNNNNNNNNNNNNNNNNNNNNNNNNNNNNNNNNNNNNNNNNNNNNNNNNNNNNNNNNNNNNNNNNNNNNNNNNNNTAGTAATTAACGAAGAGCTATGTAAAGGTTGCATGCTGTGTGTTGCATTCTGCCCAAAGAAGATAATCCTTAGATCTGAGAAGCTTAATAAATATGGTTCTTTCGTTCCTAAAATCACAAAGCCGGAAAATTGTATTGAATGTAGAAATTGCGAGCTTTACTGCCCTGAGTTCGCTGTGAGTGTGGAGAAATGAAACTGAGATTTCTTTCAGGTAACGAAGCTTGTGCCGAAGGCGCTATTTTAGCAAAGTGCAGATTCTTCGCAGGCTATCCTATAACGCCTAGCACTGAGATTGCAGAAAGATTGGCTTTGCGACTACCGCAAGTTGGCGGTAAATTCATTCAAATGGAGGATGAGCTTGCAAGTCTTGCTGCATGCATTGGTGCTTCATGGGCTGGTGCAAAAGCAATGACTGCCACAAGCGGGCCTGGCTTCTCTTTAATGCAGGAAAACATTGGTTATGCAGTAATGACCGAAACCCCTGTTGTAATAGTAAATGTCCAGCGCGGCGGTCCTTCAACAGGACAGGCTACGAGAATGGCGCAAGGCGATGTTATGCAAGCGCGCTATGGTAGTCATGGAGATTATAATTTGATTGTGCTTGCTCCTTTTTCAGCACAAGAATCACTCGACTTAACTATTAGGGCTTTTAATTTAGCTGAAGAGTATAGAACACCTGTAATTCTACTGAGTGACGCTGTTGTTGGACATATCCGAGAAAAAGTTATAATTCCGGAAAAACCAAAAATTATTAATCGTAAGAAGACAAAAAAAGGCACTAAATTTTTCGGCCTTAACGCAGCAATGCCAAAGTTTGGAACAGGCAGTTTCGTGCATGTTACAGGCTCTACGCATCAAGAAGATGGTATGCGAAGGGCGAGTGTCGCTGATGTGCAGAAAAGGATGGTAGAGCATTTCGTAACTAAAATTGAAAATAACAAGGAGAAAATCTTAGAATGGGGAGAAAACTATACCGATGATGCAAAAATTTTACTGGTTTCTTTTGGCTGCAGTGCAAGAGCTTGCTTAGAAGCTGTGAAAAAAGCTAGAGAGAATAACATTAGGCTGGGGTTGTTTAGGGCTATTACTCTATGGCCGAGCCCAGAAAAAAGATTATCAGAATTAAGTGAAAAAGTAGAAAAAATAATATTAGTGCAGCACTCTCTGATAGGCTACAAGCCAGAGGTTGAGCGCATAGTAGGAAGGAAACTATTATTGCTTCCTAAACTTGGCGGCAAACTTCATACAAGCAATGAAATTTTGAGATTTGTAAAGGAGGTAAGATGAAAGAGAAGCCGCAATCATATTACATTAAAAAATATTTCCGCGCTTTGCCAACAACTTTCTGCCAAGGCTGCGGTAACGGAATAATATTGAATGCATTTGCTAGAGCAGTAGAAAATGTTGGTGT
It contains:
- a CDS encoding GTP-binding protein; the encoded protein is MELEGQIKAIEEELKRTPYNKATQHHIGKLKAKLAKLKTAKEKFKVKRRKTRAGIRKCGNATIGLIGYPNVGKSTLLNELTNAKSSVGEYEFTTLSVVPGMLDYKGAKLQILDLPGLISGASKGRGRGGEIISVVRILDLAILMLDCQHLEQLDIILEELYNAGVRLNSKPPDIVITKKPTGGITVSSTVKLTKLDEKLVTAILQEYGYVNADVIIREDVDEEQLIDFIAGNRAYVKCFVVVNKIDMMKDSFQYSKIKDLDVVAISAKQKIGIEELKSKIFSALEFIRVYLKLPEVGVDYKRPLVIKRNSTVEQVCDIIHKDFKEKFKYALVWGASAKFEGQRVGLGHMLKDGDVLSIVVTK
- a CDS encoding 4Fe-4S binding protein: MNEELCKGCMLCVAFCPKKIILRSEKLNKYGSFVPKITKPENCIECRNCELYCPEFAVSVEK
- a CDS encoding 2-oxoacid:acceptor oxidoreductase subunit alpha, yielding MKLRFLSGNEACAEGAILAKCRFFAGYPITPSTEIAERLALRLPQVGGKFIQMEDELASLAACIGASWAGAKAMTATSGPGFSLMQENIGYAVMTETPVVIVNVQRGGPSTGQATRMAQGDVMQARYGSHGDYNLIVLAPFSAQESLDLTIRAFNLAEEYRTPVILLSDAVVGHIREKVIIPEKPKIINRKKTKKGTKFFGLNAAMPKFGTGSFVHVTGSTHQEDGMRRASVADVQKRMVEHFVTKIENNKEKILEWGENYTDDAKILLVSFGCSARACLEAVKKARENNIRLGLFRAITLWPSPEKRLSELSEKVEKIILVQHSLIGYKPEVERIVGRKLLLLPKLGGKLHTSNEILRFVKEVR